From Pseudofrankia saprophytica, a single genomic window includes:
- a CDS encoding 3-hydroxybutyryl-CoA dehydrogenase has translation MTDTLAVDAATPAGRLRRLGVVGCGQMGAGVVEIAARAGLDVRVAVSSVHSGERGLRRITGSLDRAVAKTKISAAERDGALDRISFTTALDDLADRQAVVEAVPEHESAKLQVFALLDKIVTDPEAILASNTSSLPIVRLARATQNPGRVVGLHFFNPVPVLPLVEVVGSVLTDQHTVDRAEYLATEVLGKTAIRSPDRAGFLVNALLFPYLLAAVRMVEAGIATPDDVDRGMVAGCSHPMGPLRLLDLIGLDTTVSIADALYAEFKEPLYAPPPLLLRMVDGGLLGRKTGRGFYEYA, from the coding sequence ATGACGGACACCCTGGCAGTGGACGCGGCCACGCCCGCGGGGCGCCTGCGCCGGCTCGGCGTGGTCGGCTGCGGGCAGATGGGCGCCGGCGTGGTCGAGATCGCCGCGAGGGCGGGGCTCGACGTGCGGGTCGCCGTCTCCTCCGTGCACTCCGGCGAGCGCGGCCTGCGCCGGATCACCGGATCGCTGGACCGCGCGGTCGCCAAGACGAAGATCAGCGCGGCGGAGCGGGACGGCGCGCTGGACCGGATCTCCTTCACCACCGCGCTGGACGACCTGGCGGACCGCCAGGCGGTCGTCGAGGCGGTCCCCGAGCACGAGTCCGCCAAGCTCCAGGTCTTCGCCCTGCTCGACAAGATCGTGACGGATCCGGAGGCGATCCTGGCCTCCAACACCTCCTCGCTGCCGATCGTCCGGCTCGCCCGCGCCACGCAGAATCCCGGCCGGGTTGTCGGCCTGCACTTCTTCAACCCGGTGCCGGTGCTGCCACTGGTCGAGGTAGTCGGCTCGGTGCTCACCGACCAGCACACCGTGGATCGCGCTGAGTACCTGGCTACCGAGGTTCTCGGCAAGACCGCGATCCGTTCGCCCGACCGGGCCGGTTTCCTGGTCAACGCCCTGTTGTTCCCGTACCTGCTGGCCGCCGTCCGGATGGTGGAGGCCGGCATCGCGACGCCCGATGACGTCGACCGCGGCATGGTGGCGGGCTGCTCCCATCCGATGGGCCCGCTGCGCCTGCTGGACCTGATCGGCCTGGACACCACGGTGTCGATCGCCGATGCGCTGTACGCGGAGTTCAAGGAGCCGCTGTACGCGCCGCCGCCGCTGCTGCTGCGCATGGTCGACGGCGGCCTGCTCGGCAGGAAGACCGGCCGGGGTTTCTACGAATACGCGTGA
- a CDS encoding 3-oxoacyl-ACP synthase III family protein — MTTHAVGIISTGSYVPKEEVSNEEVAARCGVTAEWIERKTEIRSRRYAPPHEAASDLAARAAAEALDAAEVPAAAIDYLIVSTSTGDSPQPPTSALVQHAIGAYGAACFDVNAVCSGFVYGLELARALIALRPGSRALVIAADVYSRILDFSDRRTAPLFADGAGAAVVGEVDEPYGFLGTDLSTSGDAHHLIRVEAGGSRSPASAETLAEGGHYFRMEGRAVREFVNQRLPSALERLVEGAGRRLGEVDHFVPHQANGVMMRELVEAAGLTRATTHRTVERYGNLGSASIPVTLDEANRAGRLRRGELVLLAGFGGGMAVGTSLLSWRGAAA, encoded by the coding sequence GTGACGACACACGCGGTCGGGATCATCTCGACCGGCTCGTACGTCCCCAAGGAAGAAGTCAGCAACGAGGAGGTAGCGGCCCGCTGCGGCGTCACGGCGGAGTGGATCGAGCGCAAGACCGAGATCAGGAGCCGCCGCTACGCTCCGCCGCACGAGGCGGCCTCCGACCTCGCCGCCCGGGCCGCCGCCGAAGCGCTGGACGCCGCGGAGGTGCCCGCCGCGGCGATCGACTACCTGATCGTCTCGACCTCCACCGGAGACTCCCCGCAGCCGCCGACCTCCGCGCTGGTCCAGCACGCGATCGGCGCGTACGGCGCGGCCTGCTTCGACGTCAACGCCGTGTGCAGCGGCTTCGTCTACGGCCTCGAGCTGGCCCGGGCGCTGATCGCGCTGCGCCCCGGGTCCCGGGCATTGGTGATCGCCGCCGACGTGTACTCCCGGATCCTGGACTTCTCCGACCGGCGCACCGCGCCGCTGTTCGCCGACGGGGCCGGAGCGGCCGTCGTGGGCGAGGTCGACGAGCCCTACGGCTTCCTCGGCACCGACCTGTCCACCAGCGGCGACGCACACCACCTCATCCGGGTGGAAGCCGGCGGCAGCCGGTCGCCCGCCTCGGCGGAGACACTCGCGGAGGGCGGCCACTACTTCCGCATGGAGGGCCGCGCCGTGCGCGAGTTCGTCAACCAGCGGCTGCCCTCGGCGCTGGAGCGGCTGGTCGAGGGCGCCGGCCGGCGGCTGGGCGAGGTCGACCACTTCGTGCCGCACCAGGCCAACGGCGTGATGATGCGCGAGCTCGTCGAGGCCGCGGGGCTCACGCGGGCCACCACCCACCGCACGGTGGAGCGGTACGGCAACCTGGGCTCCGCCTCCATCCCCGTCACCTTGGACGAGGCCAACCGCGCCGGGCGGCTGCGCCGCGGCGAACTGGTGCTGCTCGCCGGTTTCGGCGGGGGCATGGCGGTGGGCACGTCGCTGCTCAGCTGGCGGGGGGCCGCGGCATGA